The Bicyclus anynana chromosome 4, ilBicAnyn1.1, whole genome shotgun sequence genome window below encodes:
- the LOC112043288 gene encoding peptidyl-prolyl cis-trans isomerase translates to MASKPNSKRTIYVGGLAEEVDEKVLNAAFVPFGDLVDVQIPLDYETEKHRGFAFIEFENAEDAAAAIDNMNDSELFGRTIRVNVAAPQRIKEGSTRPVWSEDSWLQKHAGETLNINKEGNENSTKETTDTETETTSKPKEKRNPQVYFDIAVGKQEIGRVIMMLRADIVPKTAENFRALCTHEKGFGYQGSSFHRIIPDFMCQGGDFTNHNGTGGKSIYGRKFEDENFTLKHTGPGILSMANSGPNTNGSQFFLCTAKTEWLDGNHVVFGHVISGLDVLKKVAQYGSKSGKTSAKVVISNCGELQ, encoded by the exons atGGCTAGTAAACCTAACTCAAAACGCACAATATATGTAGGCGGCCTAGCCGAGGAGGTTGACGAGAAAGTCCTGAATGCGGCTTTCGTTCCTTTCGGAGATCTAGTAGATGTTCAGATACCGCTTGATTATGAGACTGAGAAGCACAGAGGCTTCGCGTTTATAGAGTTTGAAAATGCCGAAGATGCTGCAGCTGCGATTGATAACATG AATGACTCAGAACTCTTTGGTAGGACAATAAGAGTGAATGTTGCCGCACCACAGAGAATAAAAGAAGGCTCTACAAGACCTGTGTGGTCTGAAGACAGCTGGTTGCAGAAACATGCGGGCGAGAcgttaaatataaacaaagaaGGAAATGAAAACAGTACTAAAGAAACAACTGACACAGAAACT GAAACAACATCAAAACCAAAGGAAAAGCGCAATCCACAAGTGTATTTCGATATAGCAGTGGGTAAGCAAGAAATTGGCCGAGTCATCATGATGCTGAGAGCAGACATTGTGCCCAAAACTGCAGAAAACTTCAGAGCATTGTGCACACATGAAAAGGGTTTTGGCTATCAGGGCAGCAGTTTTCACAGGATTATACCAGATTTT ATGTGTCAAGGGGGAGACTTTACAAACCATAACGGAACGGGCGGTAAATCCATATACGGACGCAAGTTTGAAGACGAGAACTTCACTTTGAAACACACGGGGCCTGGTATACTCAGTATGGCCAACTCGGGACCCAATACAAATGGATCACAGTTCTTTTTGTGTACTGCTAA GACGGAGTGGTtggacgggaaccacgtggtGTTTGGGCACGTCATCTCCGGTCTGGACGTGCTGAAGAAGGTGGCGCAATACGGCAGCAAGAGCGGTAAGACGTCGGCCAAAGTTGTTATAAGCAATTGCGGAGAATTACAATGA
- the LOC112043295 gene encoding uncharacterized protein LOC112043295 produces the protein MARTIILACLICLTSQALAISDDKFIKKYAMMKIYESCFGPEVVKQLRQEMKDAVAKCCATPSLDEPSNDLPNDPPNQQSLPSILFGKLPPGFAMDPSTQTITRPLDGAHNVENNNLPQPDQGQQLQKIPSIGSMLPFRSQGPFQPQTPYMTPGQYRPLAPPYYQYPYNPMLYSPPGLPFNPYYQQQQPFQQGMYQPPYFAGSSRMSRDFNIQRDEPRDRLELLHHRSAAVGRVRNITCVMQELGYVDHNLQPNYEQITKRISNLPVSAELKGDIQDGMQFCQKFSQCVPDIKRDMAPLSQELIKPMFFFRCYKHKKLEACIMKDIRERFTSEDELDTEGDFRSLSRSARSVREDPLGDPRLDALDEMAAYMYDFLSGGSSLDYDLYL, from the exons ATGGCTAGGACTATAATTTTGGCATGTCTAATATGTTTAACAAGTCAGGCATTAGCAATCAGTGATGACAAATTTATCAAGAAGTACGCTATGATGAAg atttaTGAAAGCTGCTTTGGTCCCGAAGTAGTGAAGCAACTTCGGCAAGAAATGAAAGATGCGGTCGCAAAATGTTGTGCAACGCCATCTCTCGACGAACCGTCGAACGACTTGCCAAACGATCCGCCGAACCAACAGAGCTTGCCGTCCATCTTGTTTGGCAAACTTCCACCTGGGTTCGCTATGGACCCGAGTACCCAAACCATCACCAGGCCGCTAGATGGCGCTCATAATgtggaaaataataatttaccacAACCAGATCAAGGGCAACAACTGCAGAAAATTCCATCAATTGGAAGCATGCTACCGTTTAGATCACAAGGG CCCTTCCAACCCCAAACCCCCTACATGACGCCGGGTCAGTACCGCCCCCTGGCGCCGCCGTACTACCAGTACCCATACAACCCCATGCTGTACTCGCCGCCGGGCCTGCCCTTCAACCCCTACTACCAGCAACAACAACCCTTCCAACAGGGCATGTACCAACCACCATACTTCGCAGGAAGCAGCAGGATGTCT CGCGACTTCAACATCCAACGCGACGAGCCGCGCGATCGTCTTGAACTCCTCCACCACCGCTCCGCCGCCGTCGGGCGCGTCCGCAACATCACGTGCGTCATGCAGGAGCTGGGCTACGTTGACCACAATCTGCAGCCCAACTACGAGCAGATCACCAAGCGCATCAGCAACCTGCCCGTCTCCGCCGAGCTGAAGGGCGACATCCAGGACGGGATGCAGTTCTGTCAGAAGTTCTCG caATGTGTGCCAGACATCAAGCGCGACATGGCGCCGCTGTCTCAAGAGCTGATCAAACCGATGTTCTTCTTCCGTTGCTACAAG CACAAGAAATTGGAAGCGTGTATCATGAAAGACATTCGCGAACGGTTCACGTCTGAAGATGAGCTTGATACTGAAGGCGATTTCAG gtcACTGTCGAGGTCAGCAAGGTCGGTGCGAGAGGATCCCCTGGGTGACCCTCGTCTCGATGCCCTGGATGAGATGGCTGCCTACATGTATGACTTCCTCAGCGGCGGGAGCAGTCTTGACTACGATCTctatttgtaa